One genomic window of Paeniglutamicibacter sp. Y32M11 includes the following:
- a CDS encoding dTMP kinase, which produces MSTALRTRNGTLPNPRHIGAFADDSSRRRTIVLLGIDGAGKTTAAESLVKVLKLSGTPAQLLRNPAGRRWLSRVAERFGTSLSPSWANRIESVVRCVNVLRAHLKATTFHGTTVMDRHIACQLVLQSVRGLPRGHVLPWLIARLPRPEAIVLLDLPAELAQARIILRGEDSETLLYLESAREAYLRIAQDKGWHIIDGSADPEQVLSNIARVVSRAS; this is translated from the coding sequence ATGTCCACCGCTTTACGAACGAGAAACGGCACCCTGCCGAATCCGCGGCATATCGGTGCCTTTGCGGATGATTCGTCGCGCCGTCGGACCATCGTGTTGCTGGGCATAGACGGAGCGGGCAAGACCACTGCCGCAGAGTCGCTGGTTAAAGTTTTGAAACTTTCCGGCACGCCGGCCCAGCTCCTCCGTAACCCTGCCGGTCGCCGTTGGCTCTCGCGCGTGGCCGAACGCTTCGGCACTTCGCTTTCACCGTCCTGGGCCAATCGTATTGAGTCCGTGGTGCGGTGCGTTAACGTCTTGCGCGCGCATCTCAAGGCCACGACTTTTCATGGGACCACGGTGATGGACCGCCATATTGCCTGCCAGCTGGTCTTGCAATCCGTCCGCGGCCTGCCCCGGGGACACGTATTACCGTGGCTCATCGCCCGACTTCCGCGTCCGGAAGCCATCGTGCTGCTCGACCTTCCGGCCGAGCTAGCCCAGGCCCGGATTATTTTGCGGGGCGAGGACAGCGAAACTCTGCTGTATCTGGAGTCCGCCCGCGAAGCGTACCTCCGAATTGCGCAGGACAAGGGCTGGCACATCATTGACGGGTCAGCGGACCCTGAGCAGGTACTGTCCAATATCGCCAGGGTCGTCTCTCGAGCGTCCTGA
- the cycA gene encoding D-serine/D-alanine/glycine transporter yields the protein MSNTTSAPHLERGLSNRHIQLIALGGAIGTGLFMGSGKTISVAGPSVIFVYMIIGFMLFFVMRAMGEVLLSNTNYKSFSDFAGDLLGPWAAFFTGWTYWFCWIVTGIADVVAIAHYVAFWWADLALWIPAVACILLLLALNLPSVKNFGETEFWFALIKIIAIGALIVVGLVMIITGFENNGATASFANLWNDGGMFPTGFMGFVAGFQIAVFAFVGIELVGTTAAETKDPEKTLPRAINSIPIRILFFYVGALIILMAVQPWNLFSADESPFVGMFALAGLAGAAGVVNFVVLTSATSSANSGIYSTSRMIHGLAEEGDAPKAFSKLSRTKVPKNALLFSCMFLLAGVALLYAEGSVAEAFTLVTTISALCFMFVWSIILISYIVFRRRRPQLHAESKFKMPGGAFMPYVVLAFFGFIIWALTTQADTLMALIFTPIWFVALGIGYLMLRRNPAHERLRSAHEAKVASERQSAAAFNAGSDLREMVSK from the coding sequence ATGAGCAATACCACTTCCGCGCCCCACCTCGAGCGTGGGCTATCCAACAGGCACATCCAACTGATCGCGCTCGGCGGGGCCATTGGCACCGGATTGTTCATGGGCTCCGGCAAGACCATTTCGGTCGCTGGTCCCTCGGTCATTTTCGTATACATGATCATTGGTTTCATGCTCTTCTTCGTGATGCGCGCCATGGGTGAAGTGCTCCTGAGCAACACGAACTACAAGAGCTTTTCCGACTTCGCCGGAGACCTCCTGGGTCCGTGGGCTGCCTTCTTCACGGGTTGGACCTACTGGTTCTGCTGGATCGTCACCGGAATCGCCGACGTGGTGGCCATCGCCCACTACGTAGCTTTCTGGTGGGCGGATCTGGCCTTGTGGATCCCGGCCGTCGCCTGCATCCTGCTGCTCTTGGCACTAAACTTGCCGAGCGTGAAGAACTTCGGTGAAACCGAATTCTGGTTCGCACTCATCAAGATCATTGCGATTGGCGCGCTGATTGTTGTCGGTCTGGTCATGATCATCACCGGTTTCGAGAACAACGGCGCCACCGCTTCCTTCGCGAACCTTTGGAACGATGGCGGGATGTTCCCGACCGGCTTCATGGGCTTTGTTGCAGGCTTCCAGATCGCCGTGTTCGCCTTTGTGGGTATCGAGCTGGTCGGCACCACCGCCGCCGAGACCAAGGATCCGGAGAAGACGCTGCCTCGTGCCATCAACTCCATCCCGATCCGCATCCTCTTCTTCTACGTCGGTGCCCTGATCATCCTGATGGCGGTCCAGCCATGGAACCTGTTCAGCGCCGACGAATCCCCGTTTGTGGGCATGTTCGCCCTCGCTGGCCTGGCCGGAGCGGCAGGCGTGGTCAACTTCGTGGTGCTCACCTCGGCAACCTCCAGTGCCAACTCCGGCATCTACTCGACCTCCCGCATGATCCACGGACTGGCAGAGGAAGGCGACGCTCCCAAGGCGTTCAGCAAGCTCTCGCGGACCAAGGTTCCGAAGAACGCGCTGCTCTTCTCCTGCATGTTCCTGCTCGCCGGCGTGGCGCTGCTCTACGCGGAGGGCTCCGTGGCCGAGGCCTTCACCCTGGTCACCACGATCTCGGCATTGTGCTTCATGTTCGTCTGGTCGATCATCTTGATCAGCTACATCGTCTTCCGCCGTCGTCGCCCGCAGCTGCATGCTGAGAGTAAATTCAAGATGCCTGGCGGGGCGTTCATGCCCTACGTGGTGCTGGCCTTCTTCGGCTTCATCATCTGGGCACTAACCACCCAGGCCGACACACTGATGGCGCTGATCTTCACCCCGATCTGGTTCGTTGCCCTGGGAATCGGCTACCTGATGCTGCGCCGTAACCCTGCGCACGAAAGGCTGCGCAGCGCCCACGAGGCAAAGGTCGCCTCCGAACGCCAGAGCGCCGCGGCGTTCAACGCCGGCAGTGACCTCCGTGAGATGGTCTCGAAGTAG
- a CDS encoding PH domain-containing protein, whose translation MIDFNNASVFKLSPCNPGDVAGEITPLFVQGEELLAAFKGARDYVVFTNKRLIAVNIQGLTGKKRDYTSLPYSKVQAFSVETAGTFDLDAELDLWFSSLGKVRLEFKGKVDVRALSQLIASHVL comes from the coding sequence ATGATCGATTTTAACAATGCCTCAGTGTTTAAGCTCAGCCCGTGCAATCCCGGCGATGTGGCGGGCGAAATCACTCCCCTCTTTGTTCAGGGCGAGGAGCTGCTCGCCGCCTTCAAGGGTGCGCGCGACTACGTGGTCTTCACCAACAAACGGCTCATAGCGGTGAACATTCAGGGCCTCACGGGCAAAAAGCGCGACTACACGTCGCTGCCCTATTCCAAGGTCCAGGCGTTTTCCGTGGAGACCGCAGGCACTTTTGACCTCGATGCCGAGCTGGATTTGTGGTTCAGTTCCCTGGGCAAGGTCCGCCTCGAGTTTAAGGGCAAGGTTGATGTGCGGGCACTCTCCCAGCTCATCGCTTCCCACGTCCTGTAG
- a CDS encoding LLM class flavin-dependent oxidoreductase, with translation MKNIGFLSFGHWTDHPQSGTRSASDALLQAIDLAVAAEELGADGAHFRVHHFAQQHASPFPLLAAIGAKTSRIEIGTGVIDMRYENPLYMAEDAGAADLISGGRLQLGISRGSPEQVIDGWRHFGFSPAAGESDADMGRRHTERLLQVLTGEGFAEPSPNPMFPNPPGLLRVEPHSPGLLERIWWGSGSNATAVWAAKLGMNLQSSTLKDDESGKPFHVQQAEQIALYREAWKEAGHQREPRVSVSRSIFALTEERDWQYFGRDRHSSDSVGNIDPTTRAVFGKSYAGAPDELIEKLAQDEAIAAADTLLLTVPNQLGVEYNTHVISSILTHVAPGLGWR, from the coding sequence GTGAAGAACATCGGATTCCTATCATTCGGTCATTGGACCGACCACCCGCAGTCTGGCACGCGCAGCGCGTCGGACGCGTTGCTCCAAGCCATCGATCTCGCGGTTGCGGCGGAGGAGCTCGGGGCGGACGGCGCCCATTTCCGCGTCCACCACTTCGCCCAGCAGCACGCCTCCCCATTCCCGCTGCTCGCCGCGATCGGGGCGAAGACCAGCCGCATCGAGATCGGCACCGGCGTCATCGACATGCGCTACGAGAACCCGCTGTACATGGCGGAGGATGCCGGCGCCGCAGACCTCATCTCCGGCGGCCGACTGCAGCTGGGCATCAGCCGTGGCTCACCCGAACAGGTCATCGATGGGTGGCGTCACTTCGGCTTCTCCCCGGCCGCGGGTGAGTCGGACGCAGACATGGGCCGGCGGCATACCGAACGCCTACTCCAGGTGCTCACCGGCGAGGGCTTCGCGGAACCGAGCCCCAACCCGATGTTCCCTAACCCGCCGGGATTACTGCGCGTGGAGCCACATTCGCCAGGTCTACTCGAGCGCATCTGGTGGGGTTCGGGATCCAATGCCACCGCGGTGTGGGCAGCAAAACTGGGCATGAATCTGCAGAGCTCCACGCTCAAGGACGACGAGAGCGGCAAGCCCTTCCATGTCCAGCAGGCCGAGCAGATCGCTCTCTACCGGGAGGCTTGGAAGGAGGCCGGGCACCAGCGGGAACCGCGGGTCTCGGTCAGTCGCAGCATTTTTGCCCTGACGGAAGAGCGCGACTGGCAATACTTCGGCCGCGACCGGCACAGCTCGGATTCGGTGGGCAACATCGATCCAACAACGCGCGCGGTCTTTGGTAAGTCTTACGCTGGCGCCCCGGATGAGCTGATTGAGAAGTTGGCGCAGGACGAGGCGATCGCTGCGGCGGACACCCTACTGCTCACCGTGCCCAACCAGCTCGGCGTCGAGTACAACACTCACGTCATTTCCTCGATTCTGACGCATGTGGCACCGGGGCTCGGCTGGCGCTAA
- a CDS encoding CynX/NimT family MFS transporter, with protein sequence MPWVIVGIVIVALSLRAPIIAPTAVITDIQAETGLSAVGAGLLTGLPVLLFALMTPLATRSIRRFGPEGTIVLCLAGVLAGTIIRSLGPASVVLAGTMVIGAAMTLGNIAVPVLIRRDVPFKRISAATGLYSATMNVGSMATLLGTAPLAGVLGWRWAIAAWGVVTAAGLLYWLLRKDRADTPDITLLQQSATPGAHNGPGASTAQLALTAETRRFRRVVSLLVLAFCGQSAAYFATTAWLPLLLADTRGLDAAASGAASSLFQIAAVIGAFGVPLLASRTKLWIATAVIAMFWVALPIGLLAAPEAFVLWAIIGGVAQGGGFTAIFSIIPRVAHNNADTASASARIQTGGYLAATCAPPLAGWLNGATGSWTMPLALVLAATLAFSIGGLLAARLAERPTGPRIRPE encoded by the coding sequence TTGCCCTGGGTCATCGTCGGGATCGTGATTGTGGCATTGAGCCTGCGCGCTCCGATCATCGCGCCCACCGCGGTGATCACCGACATCCAGGCCGAAACCGGACTCAGCGCCGTCGGCGCGGGTCTGCTGACCGGATTACCGGTCCTGCTCTTTGCGCTGATGACACCGCTGGCCACACGGAGCATCCGCCGCTTTGGCCCGGAAGGCACCATCGTTCTCTGTCTAGCAGGAGTGCTAGCCGGAACCATCATCCGCTCGCTGGGACCCGCCTCGGTGGTGCTGGCCGGAACCATGGTGATCGGTGCGGCGATGACCCTCGGGAACATCGCGGTTCCGGTATTAATCCGCCGCGATGTGCCCTTCAAACGGATCTCCGCCGCCACGGGTCTGTACTCGGCCACCATGAACGTCGGTTCGATGGCCACGTTGTTGGGCACCGCGCCGCTGGCCGGAGTACTGGGCTGGCGCTGGGCGATCGCGGCCTGGGGTGTGGTCACGGCCGCGGGGCTGCTCTACTGGCTGCTACGCAAGGACCGCGCGGATACGCCCGACATCACCTTGCTCCAGCAATCCGCCACTCCAGGTGCCCACAACGGACCCGGTGCCTCGACCGCACAGCTCGCCCTCACCGCCGAAACTAGACGTTTTCGACGTGTTGTCTCCCTGCTGGTGCTGGCCTTTTGCGGTCAGTCCGCCGCCTACTTCGCCACCACCGCTTGGTTGCCGCTGCTCCTGGCCGACACTCGGGGACTGGACGCCGCAGCGTCGGGCGCAGCGTCCTCACTGTTCCAAATCGCCGCAGTCATCGGTGCGTTTGGCGTGCCACTGCTGGCCTCGCGTACCAAACTCTGGATTGCCACGGCGGTCATCGCCATGTTCTGGGTGGCGCTTCCGATCGGGCTACTTGCCGCTCCCGAGGCCTTTGTGCTCTGGGCCATCATCGGCGGAGTGGCCCAGGGTGGCGGGTTCACCGCCATCTTCTCAATCATCCCGCGCGTCGCACACAATAACGCCGACACCGCCAGCGCGTCGGCCCGCATCCAAACCGGCGGTTATCTTGCCGCGACCTGCGCCCCACCGCTGGCCGGATGGCTCAATGGCGCCACCGGTTCCTGGACCATGCCGCTAGCCCTGGTGCTTGCGGCGACGCTCGCCTTCTCCATCGGCGGCCTCTTGGCGGCGCGGCTCGCCGAACGGCCGACGGGGCCGCGGATCCGTCCGGAATAG
- a CDS encoding MFS transporter, whose translation MNSETTQQPPHPSQAVEDVANELVEVEAAVGAPGARVQPETRNRWATGALAVAAVVLVGLNLRAGIASAAPLFHDLENLLGYGTLVAALLPTIPVLCFAFAGAGTAWLVKHTGLERAIALALLLLTLGLGVRAFESTWLLLAGTVFGMSGLAICNVAMPSFIREHHARRTAAMTATYTVTMSVGATTAAALSVPIAAQLGSPTLGLAAWAIPAGIALLVIVPLAWRGSRVAGPTAPHISPWPMLGTRKGLLFTSVFAVQALLVYTLLSWLPHILISRGLDPATAGFMLGLVQAVSIPTVVLLLWMASKPRLLRPAFILTCACSLAGFSALLVLPVTLSIVPAVLIGLGFGIFPLVMLMISRSGESAAETTALSTLAQSVGYLIAATGPFGLGLLQGVLGSWSVPLVILIGFSALQFVLGYRLGGSGRKANVPAQVRS comes from the coding sequence ATGAACTCCGAGACCACTCAGCAGCCGCCCCACCCGTCGCAGGCGGTCGAGGATGTTGCAAACGAATTAGTAGAAGTTGAAGCGGCAGTCGGGGCACCGGGAGCCAGAGTGCAGCCCGAGACGCGAAATCGCTGGGCAACAGGTGCCTTAGCGGTTGCCGCCGTGGTGCTGGTGGGACTGAACCTGCGCGCCGGAATCGCTTCGGCGGCGCCGCTGTTCCATGACTTGGAGAACCTGCTCGGCTACGGGACGCTCGTGGCCGCACTGCTGCCCACCATCCCGGTCCTGTGCTTCGCCTTCGCCGGAGCGGGAACCGCCTGGCTGGTGAAGCACACGGGTCTTGAACGCGCGATTGCGCTCGCTCTGCTGCTGCTCACCCTGGGCCTGGGCGTGCGCGCCTTTGAATCCACCTGGCTGTTGTTGGCCGGCACCGTCTTCGGCATGTCGGGCCTGGCCATCTGCAACGTGGCCATGCCCTCGTTCATTCGGGAACACCACGCGCGGCGCACCGCGGCCATGACCGCCACCTACACCGTCACGATGTCGGTGGGCGCGACCACCGCCGCGGCACTGAGCGTGCCGATCGCCGCGCAGCTCGGCTCCCCAACGCTCGGCTTAGCGGCCTGGGCCATCCCGGCGGGAATCGCACTGCTGGTCATCGTGCCGCTGGCCTGGCGCGGTAGCCGCGTCGCTGGCCCCACGGCGCCACATATCTCCCCTTGGCCCATGCTTGGCACCCGCAAGGGCCTGCTTTTCACCTCGGTTTTCGCGGTCCAGGCGCTGCTGGTGTACACACTATTGAGCTGGTTGCCGCACATCCTTATCTCGCGCGGGCTTGATCCGGCCACTGCCGGCTTCATGCTCGGTCTGGTCCAGGCCGTCAGCATCCCCACCGTGGTGTTGTTGCTGTGGATGGCCTCGAAGCCGCGGCTCCTGCGACCGGCCTTCATACTGACCTGTGCGTGCTCGCTCGCCGGGTTTAGCGCCCTGTTGGTACTTCCGGTGACACTCTCGATCGTGCCCGCGGTGCTGATCGGCCTGGGATTCGGGATTTTCCCGTTGGTGATGCTGATGATCAGCCGCAGCGGCGAGAGCGCCGCGGAAACCACCGCGCTATCCACCCTGGCCCAGTCCGTCGGATACCTCATCGCCGCCACCGGGCCGTTCGGGCTCGGCTTGTTGCAGGGTGTTCTGGGTTCCTGGAGCGTCCCGCTGGTGATCCTTATCGGGTTCTCTGCGCTGCAGTTTGTTCTGGGTTACCGGCTCGGTGGCAGCGGGCGCAAAGCGAACGTCCCGGCGCAGGTGCGCTCATGA
- a CDS encoding FadR/GntR family transcriptional regulator, with protein MSTPVVRPPLADEVVARLRDAVSSGRWGVGEKIPSEPELVAEYGVSRGTLREAVKALAHAGLFEVLRGDGTYVRATSEISGTAQRVYREHLDEDVLQVRFALDTQAARLAAGSADTAVIAELRVLLAKRRESWISGDYEAWSAADWEFHLLVAHASGNSLLHELYESFGDVFHGTKMVQRLEAGFDGALATGHEELLDAIEAGDGEAAVHTVIANLDYCMGWMPGK; from the coding sequence ATGAGTACCCCGGTGGTGCGGCCCCCGCTGGCCGACGAAGTTGTCGCTAGGCTGCGCGACGCCGTCTCCTCGGGCCGCTGGGGAGTGGGGGAGAAGATTCCCTCCGAGCCTGAGCTGGTGGCCGAATACGGAGTTTCTCGTGGGACCCTGCGCGAGGCGGTCAAGGCGCTCGCCCATGCCGGTTTGTTCGAGGTCCTGCGCGGGGACGGAACCTATGTGCGCGCCACCAGCGAGATCAGCGGCACCGCCCAGCGGGTCTATCGTGAGCACCTAGACGAAGACGTTCTGCAGGTGCGCTTCGCTCTTGATACTCAGGCCGCTCGGCTCGCTGCCGGCTCGGCGGACACCGCGGTGATCGCCGAGCTGCGGGTGTTGTTGGCGAAACGACGCGAAAGCTGGATATCGGGTGATTACGAAGCGTGGTCGGCGGCCGATTGGGAATTCCACCTGCTGGTGGCGCACGCCTCGGGTAATTCACTGTTGCATGAACTCTACGAAAGTTTCGGCGATGTCTTCCACGGGACCAAGATGGTCCAGCGGCTGGAAGCAGGCTTTGACGGGGCACTGGCCACCGGGCATGAGGAACTGCTGGATGCGATCGAGGCCGGCGACGGCGAGGCCGCGGTGCATACAGTGATCGCCAACCTCGACTACTGCATGGGGTGGATGCCCGGGAAATAG
- a CDS encoding benzaldehyde dehydrogenase, translating to MSVLEKSIWTGKIYSNEWREGRGGTQEVSNPSTGETIASIGFSTPDDVHAAAKRAASAQKLWAAVKPTERATVLRKAGDLLQAHAEELIHWVVTETGSIPDKAAMEVYYSANECFEASALPTHPHGEYLPSDAPHWSIARRVPAGVVSVIAPFNFPLLLAMRSVAPALALGNAVLLKPDPRTSVVGGALIARIFEEAGLPAGVLQYLPGGGDVGAATVEAPEVRVVSFTGSTAAGRHVGEAGARNLKRTHLELGGNNVLIVLPGADLDLAAGVGAMGSFFHQGQICMSTGRHIVHADLHDEYVRKLSDRAEALVVGDPSAGPVHLGPIIDSRQLEGIRSIVEGTVGAGATLAAGGTYDGQFYRPTVLCDLTADMSAWNQEIFGPVAPVLKVATIDEAIELANASEYGLSVSIIGDVGEAMKIADRIHSGKIHINEMTVADEANAPFGGVGASGTGSRLGGPGANIEAFTETQWITISPQVPVYPF from the coding sequence ATGTCAGTGCTCGAGAAATCAATCTGGACCGGCAAGATCTACTCCAATGAGTGGCGCGAGGGCCGCGGCGGAACCCAAGAGGTGAGCAACCCTTCGACGGGCGAAACCATCGCCAGCATCGGGTTCTCCACACCCGACGACGTCCACGCGGCCGCCAAGCGGGCGGCCTCGGCCCAGAAACTGTGGGCCGCGGTCAAACCCACCGAGCGGGCAACGGTCCTCCGCAAGGCCGGTGACCTGCTCCAGGCCCACGCCGAGGAGCTGATCCACTGGGTCGTGACGGAAACGGGATCAATCCCCGACAAGGCCGCCATGGAGGTCTACTACTCGGCCAACGAGTGCTTCGAGGCCTCCGCGCTTCCCACCCACCCGCACGGCGAATATCTGCCCTCCGACGCCCCACACTGGTCCATCGCCCGCCGGGTTCCCGCCGGCGTGGTCTCCGTGATCGCGCCCTTCAACTTCCCACTGCTGCTGGCCATGCGTTCGGTCGCCCCCGCCCTCGCTCTGGGCAACGCGGTGCTGCTCAAGCCCGACCCCCGCACCTCCGTGGTGGGCGGGGCGCTCATCGCTCGGATCTTCGAGGAGGCCGGGCTGCCTGCCGGCGTGCTGCAATACCTGCCCGGCGGCGGAGATGTCGGGGCCGCCACCGTTGAGGCGCCCGAGGTGCGAGTGGTGTCCTTCACCGGCTCCACCGCCGCCGGCCGCCACGTTGGCGAGGCCGGGGCAAGAAACCTAAAGCGCACGCACCTGGAGCTCGGCGGCAATAACGTCCTGATCGTGCTCCCCGGCGCAGACCTAGACCTTGCGGCCGGGGTCGGCGCAATGGGTTCCTTCTTCCACCAGGGCCAGATCTGCATGAGCACCGGCCGCCACATCGTCCACGCGGATTTGCACGACGAGTATGTCCGGAAACTATCCGATCGCGCCGAGGCCCTCGTGGTCGGAGACCCCTCTGCGGGCCCCGTGCATCTGGGCCCGATCATCGATTCACGCCAGCTCGAGGGCATCCGATCCATCGTTGAGGGCACCGTCGGGGCAGGCGCCACCTTGGCCGCCGGCGGGACCTACGATGGGCAGTTTTACCGGCCCACCGTGCTCTGCGACCTCACCGCGGACATGTCCGCCTGGAACCAAGAGATCTTCGGTCCCGTCGCCCCGGTACTGAAGGTGGCCACCATCGACGAGGCCATCGAGCTCGCCAACGCCTCCGAATATGGACTCTCGGTCTCCATCATTGGAGACGTGGGAGAGGCCATGAAAATAGCCGACCGGATCCACTCGGGCAAGATCCATATTAATGAGATGACCGTCGCGGACGAGGCCAACGCACCCTTCGGTGGCGTCGGCGCCTCCGGTACCGGTTCGAGGCTCGGCGGTCCGGGCGCCAATATCGAGGCCTTCACCGAAACTCAATGGATCACCATCAGCCCCCAGGTCCCGGTTTATCCCTTCTAG
- a CDS encoding NAD(P)-dependent alcohol dehydrogenase: MKITAAVATAPRVPFELRELELDDLRPDEVRVKLVATGVCHTDAIVRDQVYPTPLPAVLGHEGSGVVEAVGSMVASVRPGDSVVLSANSCGICEQCLTGRPAYCADFFGRNFAGTRTDGSTALSAQGTAVSSHFFGQSSFATHVNVAARSVVKVDNDLPLELLGPLGCGLQTGAGAVINSLEVRAGSSIAVFGTGAVGSAALMAAAAVGATTIIAVDIIDARLATAKELGATHTINSRTADVAAEIARITGERGMDYTLDTTGIPAVLRQAADILGIGGTVALVGAPAPGTEVSFEVGGSLLKGWSFRTIIEGDSVPQVFIPQLIALWKLGKFPLEKLTKTFPFEQINDAFDASASGDVIKPILVF; the protein is encoded by the coding sequence ATGAAAATCACCGCCGCAGTCGCCACCGCCCCACGTGTTCCCTTCGAACTTCGCGAACTCGAGCTCGATGACCTGCGTCCCGACGAGGTGCGGGTCAAATTGGTGGCCACGGGTGTTTGCCACACCGATGCCATCGTGCGCGACCAGGTCTATCCCACGCCGTTGCCGGCGGTGCTCGGTCACGAAGGCTCCGGGGTGGTCGAAGCAGTCGGTTCCATGGTCGCCTCCGTGCGCCCCGGGGACTCCGTGGTGCTCTCGGCGAACTCCTGCGGAATCTGCGAACAGTGCTTGACTGGGCGCCCGGCATACTGCGCCGATTTCTTCGGCCGCAACTTCGCCGGAACCCGCACCGACGGATCCACGGCGCTCTCCGCGCAAGGGACGGCCGTCTCCTCCCACTTCTTCGGCCAGTCATCCTTCGCCACCCACGTCAATGTCGCGGCGCGCAGCGTGGTGAAGGTCGACAACGATCTTCCCCTTGAACTGCTGGGTCCGCTGGGCTGCGGACTCCAGACCGGCGCCGGTGCCGTCATCAACTCTCTCGAGGTCCGCGCGGGCTCCTCCATCGCTGTTTTCGGCACCGGTGCCGTGGGATCCGCCGCGCTCATGGCGGCCGCGGCCGTCGGGGCAACCACCATCATTGCCGTCGACATCATCGACGCACGCCTGGCCACGGCGAAGGAGCTGGGTGCCACCCACACCATCAACAGCCGCACCGCCGATGTGGCCGCGGAAATCGCCCGCATCACCGGAGAGCGGGGCATGGACTACACGCTGGACACCACCGGCATCCCGGCAGTGCTCCGCCAGGCCGCAGACATCCTGGGCATCGGTGGCACTGTGGCCCTGGTCGGCGCCCCCGCCCCGGGCACAGAGGTTTCCTTCGAGGTCGGCGGTTCCCTGTTGAAGGGGTGGAGTTTCCGCACCATCATCGAAGGCGACTCCGTCCCGCAGGTGTTCATCCCCCAATTAATCGCGCTGTGGAAGCTGGGAAAGTTTCCGCTGGAGAAACTGACCAAGACCTTCCCGTTTGAGCAGATCAACGACGCCTTCGACGCCTCGGCATCCGGCGACGTCATCAAACCAATCCTCGTCTTCTGA
- a CDS encoding helix-turn-helix domain-containing protein → MSAGTVAEDWHHDMASRFVGLEVEAVGPSSELARGSVSSTDLGGVKIFGISGSPQQLVRSAATARRLPAESLKVCAVRRGRGIIEQSGREVVVGPGEFTVYDTSLPYRITWPDSFECDVMTAPAAATGVQVASLTGVDARTWSTRTGTGAMLLRFMKDCAAMPAPSAVAREHLGSAGVSLLTGVLLSDFEPVAEGAGDLFRRQVEAYVARFLRDPRLDLAAIAAAHRVSVRTLQRTFAGTGRGLSGLIRLRRLEAVRRDLIDPRLAHHTIAEIAAAWCLHDAQWLAKAFKAEFDVSPSEFRRS, encoded by the coding sequence ATGAGCGCTGGAACGGTGGCAGAAGACTGGCACCACGACATGGCATCGAGGTTCGTGGGGCTTGAAGTCGAAGCGGTCGGGCCCTCCAGCGAGCTAGCCAGAGGGAGCGTCTCGTCCACCGACCTCGGTGGCGTGAAGATCTTCGGCATCTCGGGTTCGCCCCAGCAGCTGGTGCGCTCCGCGGCTACGGCTCGCCGCTTGCCCGCGGAGTCCCTCAAGGTGTGCGCCGTGCGCCGAGGCCGCGGTATTATCGAGCAATCCGGCCGCGAGGTGGTGGTTGGGCCCGGTGAATTCACCGTGTACGACACCTCGTTGCCGTATCGAATCACGTGGCCGGACTCATTTGAGTGTGATGTCATGACGGCGCCCGCTGCGGCCACCGGCGTTCAGGTTGCCTCGCTCACCGGTGTCGACGCGCGGACATGGTCCACTCGCACGGGAACCGGAGCGATGTTGCTGAGATTCATGAAGGACTGTGCCGCCATGCCGGCGCCAAGCGCCGTGGCCCGGGAACATCTGGGCTCAGCCGGGGTCTCCCTGCTCACCGGAGTGCTGCTCAGTGATTTTGAACCGGTGGCCGAGGGCGCCGGGGACCTCTTCCGCAGACAGGTCGAGGCATATGTCGCTCGTTTCCTCCGCGACCCTCGACTGGACCTTGCCGCTATCGCCGCGGCGCATCGGGTCTCCGTGCGCACGCTTCAGCGAACGTTCGCCGGAACCGGCAGGGGGCTGAGTGGACTCATTCGTCTCCGGCGCCTCGAGGCAGTTCGCCGAGACCTGATCGACCCGCGTCTTGCGCATCATACGATCGCCGAGATCGCTGCAGCGTGGTGCTTGCACGACGCCCAATGGCTCGCCAAGGCGTTTAAGGCGGAATTCGATGTGTCTCCCTCGGAGTTCCGCCGATCCTGA